In Streptomyces hawaiiensis, one genomic interval encodes:
- a CDS encoding asparaginase, with amino-acid sequence MFSSSLADAPLVREPVHAPVAHLIRGGIVEGIHYGSVVVLGADAEVRLQIGDIEAAFYPRSALKPLQAVAMARAGLPLDGELLSLTAASHSGEERHLAGARRILDLAGLTEDHLRNVPDMPFDPVVRDAWVREGRLPSRLAQNCSGKHAAMLYTCALNGWPLETYLDPAHPLQQAIAEIVEDLTGQGIARVTVDGCGAPLFSISLHGLARATARITTAAPGTPEARVADAMREHAEMASGSGRDVAALMRAVPGLLTKDGFEGVQVAALPDGRAVAVKIADGANRARVPVAAAALARAGVDPELLTEFAGEPLLGGGREVGRVRPVRALEPLAGAARA; translated from the coding sequence ATGTTCAGCAGTTCCCTCGCGGACGCACCCCTTGTCCGTGAACCCGTCCACGCCCCCGTCGCCCACCTCATACGCGGCGGAATCGTCGAAGGCATCCACTACGGCTCCGTCGTCGTCCTCGGCGCCGACGCAGAGGTCCGGCTCCAGATCGGAGACATCGAGGCCGCCTTCTACCCGCGCTCCGCGCTCAAGCCCCTCCAAGCCGTGGCCATGGCCAGGGCCGGGCTGCCGCTCGACGGCGAGCTGCTGTCGCTGACCGCGGCCAGCCACTCCGGCGAGGAACGCCACCTCGCCGGTGCCCGGCGCATCCTCGACCTCGCCGGGCTCACGGAGGACCATCTGCGCAACGTCCCGGACATGCCGTTCGACCCGGTCGTCCGGGACGCCTGGGTGCGCGAGGGCCGACTGCCCTCACGGCTCGCCCAGAACTGCTCCGGCAAGCACGCGGCCATGCTCTACACCTGCGCCCTCAACGGCTGGCCGCTGGAGACCTACCTCGACCCGGCCCACCCGCTCCAGCAGGCCATCGCCGAGATCGTCGAGGACCTCACCGGGCAGGGCATCGCCCGGGTCACCGTCGACGGCTGCGGCGCGCCCCTGTTCTCCATCTCCCTGCACGGCCTCGCCCGGGCCACCGCCCGGATCACCACCGCCGCGCCGGGTACGCCCGAGGCCCGCGTCGCCGACGCGATGCGTGAGCACGCCGAGATGGCGTCCGGCTCCGGGCGGGACGTCGCCGCGCTGATGCGGGCGGTGCCAGGGCTGCTTACCAAGGACGGTTTCGAGGGCGTCCAGGTCGCCGCGTTGCCGGACGGGCGGGCCGTGGCGGTGAAGATCGCCGATGGTGCGAATCGGGCACGGGTGCCGGTGGCCGCCGCCGCGTTGGCCCGGGCGGGTGTCGACCCGGAGCTGCTCACCGAGTTCGCGGGTGAGCCGCTGCTCGGAGGCGGGCGTGAGGTCGGGCGGGTGCGGCCCGTTCGGGCGCTGGAGCCGCTTGCCGGTGCGGCCCGCGCCTGA
- a CDS encoding glutaminase, with protein sequence MVIMTPSTTFQPVLERIAEEIERTPGRGRPADYIPALAACDPRRFGMAVADLDGTVYGVGDWRQPFSAQSLTKVFTLALDLAREGDALWEHVGREPSGNPFNSLVQLEYENGIPRNPFINAGALVVTDRLHTRTGDASGELLAFLRAESGNPDLTFDKDVAASESAHGDRNAALGHFMASYGNIDNPVPTLLEQYFRQCSIAASCADLALATSFLARHGIRADGTRLLTRSQAKQINAILLTCGTYDAAGDFAYRVGLPGKSGVGGGIIAVVPGRCTLCVWSPGLDERGNSVAGVAALDRFTTLTGLSVF encoded by the coding sequence ATGGTGATCATGACGCCGTCGACGACCTTCCAGCCGGTCCTGGAGCGCATCGCCGAGGAGATCGAGCGGACCCCCGGGCGCGGCCGGCCCGCCGACTACATCCCGGCGCTCGCCGCCTGCGACCCGCGCCGCTTCGGCATGGCCGTCGCCGACCTCGACGGCACGGTGTACGGAGTGGGGGACTGGCGGCAGCCCTTCTCCGCGCAGTCCCTCACCAAGGTCTTCACCCTCGCCCTCGACCTGGCCCGCGAGGGCGACGCCCTGTGGGAGCACGTGGGCCGCGAGCCCTCCGGCAACCCCTTCAACTCCCTGGTCCAGCTGGAGTACGAGAACGGCATCCCGCGCAACCCGTTCATCAACGCGGGCGCCCTCGTCGTCACCGACCGGCTGCACACCCGTACCGGCGACGCGTCGGGCGAACTGCTGGCGTTCCTGCGGGCGGAGAGCGGCAACCCCGACCTGACCTTCGACAAGGACGTCGCCGCGTCCGAGTCCGCCCACGGCGACCGCAACGCCGCCCTCGGCCACTTCATGGCGTCCTACGGCAACATCGACAACCCCGTGCCGACGCTCCTGGAGCAGTACTTCCGGCAGTGCTCGATCGCCGCGTCCTGCGCCGACCTCGCCCTCGCCACGAGCTTCCTCGCCCGGCACGGCATCCGCGCCGACGGCACCCGCCTGCTCACCCGCAGCCAGGCCAAGCAGATCAACGCGATCCTGCTGACCTGCGGTACGTACGACGCGGCGGGCGACTTCGCATACCGCGTGGGCCTGCCCGGCAAGAGCGGCGTCGGCGGCGGCATCATCGCGGTCGTACCCGGCCGCTGCACCCTGTGCGTGTGGAGCCCGGGCCTGGATGAACGGGGCAATTCGGTCGCCGGCGTGGCAGCCCTGGACAGATTCACGACGCTGACGGGCCTGTCGGTGTTCTGA
- the aspA gene encoding aspartate ammonia-lyase, whose translation MTAATRSEHDLLGDRDVPAEAYWGVHTLRATENFPITGMPISAYPHLIDALAAVKEAAALANEELGLLDPKKAAAIVEACREIRDGHLHDQFVVDVIQGGAGTSTNMNANEVVANRALELQGHAKGEYGFLHPNEDVNLGQSTNDVYPTAVKIATVFAVRGLLDAMSFLQDTFADKAVEFHDVLKIGRTQLQDAVPMTLGQEFSAYAVMLDEDRSRLAEAVQLIHEINLGATAIGTGLNAPAGYAEAARRHLAAITGLPLITAANLVEATQDCGAFVQMSGVLKRIAVKLSKSCNDLRLLSSGPRAGLGEINLPPVQAGSSIMPGKVNPVIPEVVNQVAFEVIGNDVTITMAAEAGQLQLNAFEPIILHSLSESITHLRNACVTLAERCVSGITANTEALRTSVENSIGLVTALNPHIGYTAATDIAKEALATGRGVAELVLEKGLLPAETLAALLRPEVLAGSGRTPA comes from the coding sequence ATGACCGCCGCAACCCGCTCCGAGCACGATCTGCTCGGCGACCGTGACGTTCCCGCCGAGGCGTACTGGGGTGTGCACACCCTGCGGGCCACGGAGAACTTCCCCATCACGGGCATGCCCATCTCCGCCTACCCGCATCTGATCGACGCCCTCGCCGCCGTCAAGGAGGCCGCCGCCCTCGCCAACGAGGAACTCGGGCTGCTCGACCCGAAGAAGGCCGCCGCCATCGTCGAGGCCTGCCGTGAGATCCGCGACGGCCATCTGCACGACCAGTTCGTCGTGGACGTGATCCAGGGCGGGGCCGGGACCTCCACCAACATGAACGCCAACGAGGTCGTGGCGAACCGGGCGCTGGAACTGCAGGGCCACGCCAAGGGAGAGTACGGCTTCCTGCACCCGAACGAGGACGTCAACCTCGGACAGTCCACCAACGACGTCTACCCGACCGCCGTCAAGATCGCGACGGTGTTCGCGGTGCGCGGGCTGCTCGACGCGATGTCCTTCCTGCAGGACACGTTCGCGGACAAGGCCGTCGAGTTCCACGACGTGCTCAAGATAGGCCGTACCCAGTTGCAGGACGCGGTCCCCATGACGCTGGGTCAGGAGTTCTCGGCCTACGCCGTCATGCTGGACGAGGACCGGTCCCGGCTCGCCGAGGCCGTCCAGCTGATCCACGAGATCAACCTGGGCGCCACCGCGATCGGCACCGGCCTCAACGCCCCCGCCGGATACGCCGAGGCCGCTCGCCGCCATCTCGCGGCCATCACCGGACTGCCCCTGATCACGGCGGCCAACCTCGTCGAGGCGACCCAGGACTGCGGCGCCTTCGTGCAGATGTCCGGCGTGCTCAAGCGCATCGCGGTCAAGCTTTCCAAGAGCTGCAACGACCTGCGGCTGCTGTCCTCCGGCCCGCGCGCCGGCCTTGGCGAGATCAACCTGCCGCCCGTGCAGGCCGGTTCGTCCATCATGCCCGGCAAGGTCAACCCGGTCATACCCGAGGTCGTCAACCAGGTCGCCTTCGAGGTCATCGGCAACGACGTCACCATCACCATGGCCGCCGAGGCCGGACAGCTCCAGCTCAACGCCTTCGAGCCGATCATCCTGCACTCCCTGTCGGAGTCCATCACGCACCTGCGGAACGCCTGCGTGACCCTGGCCGAGCGCTGCGTGTCCGGCATCACCGCCAACACCGAGGCGCTGCGCACCAGCGTGGAGAACTCCATCGGCCTGGTCACCGCCCTCAACCCGCACATCGGCTACACGGCGGCCACCGACATCGCCAAGGAGGCCCTCGCCACCGGCCGGGGCGTGGCAGAACTGGTCCTGGAGAAGGGCCTGCTCCCCGCCGAGACACTCGCCGCCCTGCTGCGCCCCGAGGTCCTCGCGGGCAGCGGCCGGACCCCGGCCTGA